The Gordonia mangrovi genome includes the window CCACACAGATACAAAGGAACCCCTCCGGCGCTGGTCGGAGGGGTTCCTGGTTGTCGGGCTGACAGGATTTGAACCTGCGACCACTTGACCCCCAGTCAAGTGCGCTACCAAACTGCGCCACAGCCCGTTACCCCCGGAGGGGCATTGCTCACTGCCCCGTGATCGGGGCCTTGATGACATTAGCCGACGACGGCCCATTCCTGCCAATCGCCTGGTCAGGTGTGTCGTGGTGACCGTTCACCTGACCAGCGACCTCACCTGTTGTCAGGGACCTTCCGCGCAACTGAGGTCTTTGACGGCAGGTGGGGTCGATGCGGTCAGCTGGCGGCGGAGCGGCCTTTGGCGTACATCCAGCCGGCGGTTATCAGGATGGCGCCGACGATGGAGCCGATGATGCCGCTGGCCCGGAAGTTCAGGCCGTCACCGGACAGCAGGCTGATGAGCAGGCCGCCAACAAAGGAGCCGACGAGGCCGGCGACGATGGCCAGGCCCCAGTCGATCCCCTTGGCGCCCTTGCCGAGGATGAGTTGCGCACCCGCGCCGATCAGCATTCCGAACAGGATGATTCCGATGATGAGCACGAGTGGCAGTATCGCATGCCCATCGGCTGCGGCCGTGCACGGTCAGTGTTTGCGGCGTTGCTCCCGCTTGTCGCGCACCCGCACGTTGATCCGCACCGGCGAACCGTCGAAGTTGAACTCCTCGCGCAGTCGGCGTTCCAGGAATCGGCGATACCCCGCCTCCAGGAAACCGGTGGTGAACAGCACGAATGTCGGCGGCCGGGTGGCGGCCTGAGTGGCGAACATGACCCGCGGCTGCCGTCCCCCACGCAGCGGTGGCGGCGTCGCGGCGATGACCTCCTTGAGCCAGTTGTTCAACCGGCCGGTCGGGATGCGCTTGTCCCACGACTCCAGCGCCCCGTCGAGCGCCGGCACCAACTTCTGCACCGCACGTCCCGTGGTCGCGGAGATGTTGACCCGCCGCGCCCAGGGCACGCGGGCCAGCTCGCGGTCGATCTCCTTGTCCAGCTGATAACGCCGGTCCTCGTCCACGAGATCCCATTTGTTGAAGGTGATCACCAGGGCCCGACCGCTCTCGATCACCATCGACAGCACCCGCAGGTCCTGTTCGGTGATCGGTTCGGAGGCATCGATCAACAGGATCGCGACCTCAGCGGCATCGAGCGCCGCGCGTGTGCGCAGCGACGCGTAGTACTCGTGTCCACTGGCGGTGCGCACCTTGCGGCGCAGACCGGCGGTGTCGACGAATTGCCATGTCTCACCACCGAGTTCGATGAGCTCGTCCACCGGGTCGACGGTGGTGCCGGCGACGTTGTCGACCACCGACCGCTCGGCACCGGCGAGTTTGTTCAGCAACGAGCTCTTACCGACGTTGGGTTTGCCGACCAGCGCCACGCGGCGCGGCCCGCCGACCGACGTCGCTTCGCGCGGCGTCTCGGGCAGCACGTCCAGGATCACGTCGAGCAGATCGCCTGCGCCGCGGCCATGTGCCGCGGACACCGGGTACGGCTCCCCCAAACCCAGCGACCACAGGGCGGCGGCCTCGGCTTCGGCGCGCTCGCTGTCGATCTTGTTCGCGGCCAGGATGACCGGCGTCTTCGATCGGCGCAGGACCTTGGCCACGGCCTCCTCGGTCGCGGTCGCACCGACCGTCGCATCGACCACCAGCACGATGGCGTCGGCGGTCTTCATGGCGTATTCGGCCTGCGTGGCCACCGCCTGCTGCAGACCCTTTGCATCCGGTTCCCAACCACCGGTGTCGACCACGGTGAACCGACGTCCCGACCAGCTCGCCGAGTAGGAGACGCGATCGCGTGTCACGCCCGGGATGTCCTCGACGACCGCTTCTCGACGACCCAGGATCCGATTGACCAGCGTCGACTTGCCGACGTTGGGCCGCCCGACGATGGCCACCACCGGTACCGGCGCGGCATCAACGGACTGCCCGTCGACATCCACATCGCCGAACTCCCACTCCGATTCATCCGACCAGGTGCCGTCCCCGGGCAGCGCGAGATCCTCACCTGCCGAACCGTGTTCACTCACGACTGCACTCCGATCCGGTCACGGACCAGGCCGTCGAGGCTGTCGATCACCTGATCGAGGGTCAGGTCACTGGTGTCGACGATGACCGCGTCGTCGGCGGGTCGCAGCGGCGACACCGCGCGCGTCGAGTCGAGGTGATCACG containing:
- a CDS encoding GlsB/YeaQ/YmgE family stress response membrane protein, whose protein sequence is MLIIGIILFGMLIGAGAQLILGKGAKGIDWGLAIVAGLVGSFVGGLLISLLSGDGLNFRASGIIGSIVGAILITAGWMYAKGRSAAS
- the der gene encoding ribosome biogenesis GTPase Der, whose amino-acid sequence is MSEHGSAGEDLALPGDGTWSDESEWEFGDVDVDGQSVDAAPVPVVAIVGRPNVGKSTLVNRILGRREAVVEDIPGVTRDRVSYSASWSGRRFTVVDTGGWEPDAKGLQQAVATQAEYAMKTADAIVLVVDATVGATATEEAVAKVLRRSKTPVILAANKIDSERAEAEAAALWSLGLGEPYPVSAAHGRGAGDLLDVILDVLPETPREATSVGGPRRVALVGKPNVGKSSLLNKLAGAERSVVDNVAGTTVDPVDELIELGGETWQFVDTAGLRRKVRTASGHEYYASLRTRAALDAAEVAILLIDASEPITEQDLRVLSMVIESGRALVITFNKWDLVDEDRRYQLDKEIDRELARVPWARRVNISATTGRAVQKLVPALDGALESWDKRIPTGRLNNWLKEVIAATPPPLRGGRQPRVMFATQAATRPPTFVLFTTGFLEAGYRRFLERRLREEFNFDGSPVRINVRVRDKREQRRKH